Within the Petrotoga miotherma DSM 10691 genome, the region ATCTCTTGATATGGAGTGGATAAATGAATTTTCACCTTTCCTTGTAAGCTTAAATCAAGAGACTGAATATTTTGATGTAAACAATCTTATTCCACAAACCGTAGAAATGGTGACAATTAATGGCGATATAAAAGCGATTCCTTATTATGTTGAAACAGGTGTTTTGTATTATCGAAAGGATTTATTGGAAAAATATGGATATGAAGTACCGAAAACTTGGGATGAATTGATTACAATTGCAAAGGATATTTCTCAAAAAGAGGGAATAGAAGGATTTGTTTGGCCCGGTGCTAGATACGAAGAGTTAACAACTTTTTTCCTTGAAATTTTTTATTCTCATGGAGGTAAGATATTCGAAGGAGATAACTTTGTTCTAGAACAAGCAGAAAATAAAGACAAAGCTTTAGAAAGCCTAAAACTCTTAAATAACATTATATCAGAAGAAATTAGTCCAAAAGGCGTAACAACGTATAGAGAAGAAGAATGCAGAAATATATTTCAAAATGGCGATGCAGTTTTTATGAGAAATTTGAGTTATGCTTGGCATTTATTAAATAGCGAAGGTTCGAATATTAATGGAAAGGTAGGGATCGCCCCTATCCCGAAAACTGATCTTATAAGTCAACAACTATTTGTGCTTGAAGGGAAAGCTTTGGCAATTAACCCAAACGCTTCTGATGAAGAAAGAGAGGCCGCAAAAAAATTTATAAAATATTTGACTTCCAAAGAAAGTCAAATACAAAGATTAATACAATTAAACTTTTTACCAACTAATTTAGAAGTATTTAACGATCCAACTATCTCTGAAGTTGATCCTAATTTATTGAATTTCAGATCATCTTTAGAAAATTTAGTTTTAAAACCAAAAGCGCCTATATATACAGAAATTTCTTTTCCTATACAAAATAATGTGTATGATGTCTTAACAGGAAGAATTTCGGTTGAAAGGGCTTTAAACAACATGATAGCAGAAATAGAGTTTTTATTACGTTAAAGGATTCAATTAAAAAAATTAATAGCGGAGGTGCAATATTAGTGAATAGTCTAGATCGACAACAAGTTATAAAAGACTTAGTAGTTAAGACCGATTCAAAGATAGTATTACTTGTCATGGATGGATTGGGAGATCTGCCAAAAGATGGTAAAACTCCTCTTCAAGCTGCATACAAACCCAACATGGATGCTTTAGCCAAAGAAAGTGATTTAGGGCAAAGTGTACCTGTTCTACAAGGAGTCACTCCTGGTAGCGGTCCAGGGCATCTTTCTCTTTTTGGCTATGATTCCTTAAAGTATGACATAGGAAGAGGCATATTAGAAGCTCTTGGATTAGGAATAAAAGTGAATAAAAAGGACGTTGTTGCAAGAGCTAATTTGACAACAATAAAAGATGGAATAATAGTCGATAGAAGAGCTGGAAGACCAGCTAGTGAAGAATCAAAGAAAATTGTAGAAATTCTCTCCGAAAATATTAAAAAAATTGAAGATGTTGATATTACTTTCTATCCAGGGAAAGAACATAGATTTGTAGTTAAATTTACAGGAGAGGGCTTATTTGATGAAGTAACGGATGCTGATCCACAAAGAGAAGGGCTGCCAATGGAATGGGCTAAGGCAACCAATCCTGATTCAGAAAAAATGGCTAATATAGCGAACAAATTGATAAAAGAGATAGGGGAAGTGTTGAAAGATCAACCAAAAATGAATTTCGCACTATTACGAGGATTTTCCAAGCATCCTCTATTGCCATCTTTTGAAGAGAATTATAAACTAAAGGCCGCTGCTATTGCCACATACCCTATGTATAAAGGACTTGCAAAATTAGTAGGGATGGAAGTGTTAGAAGCAGGACAAACAACAGAAGATGAGGTCGAAACATTGAAAAAAGTATGGAATGAATATGATTTCTTCTACTTTCATGTGAAAAAAACTGATTCCTACGGTGAAGATGGGAATTTTGAGGAAAAAGTGAAAGTAATTGAAAATACCGATAAAGCTGTGAAAGAAATTTTAAACCTCAATCCAGATGTTTTAATCATCACCGGAGACCATTCTACTCCTGCTTTACTCAAAGCACACAGTTGGCATCCTGTCCCTGTTTTGATTTATTCGAAATATGTAAGAAAAGGATTGTCTGTATCTTTTGATGAATATGAATGCGCAAAGGGAACCCTTGGAACGATATCAGCCTTGGATATTATGCCGTTAGCTTTAGCAAATGCTTTAAAACTAGAAAAGTACGGAGCTTAATCAAAGCGGGCCCTATGGCCCGCTTTTTAATAAAGCTGATTATTTTGAAAATCCTTCTTTTATCTCAATGTTTATATTTTTTGATATAATCTATGAAACTATTGAAAAAATTTAATGAAAGGAGAACTGGAATAACGATAAGAGCTAAAGAACTTTCTTTAATAGCCATATTTGTTTCTCTAATGTGTATAGGCTCACAGATTATTATTCCACTGGGTCCTATACCTTTTACTCTTCAACTACTTTTTGTGTTTTTGACGGGATACTTTTTCTCTCCAAGAAAGGCTTTTGCTATTCAAATTATCTACTTATTATTGGGTGTAATAGGTTTACCGGTATTTGCAGGCTTCTCAGGAGGGATTGTTCACATTTTAGGACCTTCTGGTGGTTTTTTAGTTTCTTTCCCCTTAGCTGCTATTTGTATTAGTTTTCTTAAATTCAAAAAAGGTTTTTCAGATTATTCCTCTGGTTTATTAGGATTATGTGTAATTTACTCTATAGGTTGGATTTGGTTAGGAATATATACGGAAAGCCTTCTTCTATCTTTTAAGGTAGGTGTATTACCTTTTATATTATTTGATCTCATCAAAATGGTTATTTCAATTTATCTGAAAAAATTGATAGAGTCAAGATTAAAACTGATTTCATCTTTTTGATACTTTCAAAAACTATTCGTTCTTTATCAAGGTCGGCTTTTTTCTTATCCATTTCAACGCTATTCTTTCAAAAAATCTCATAATTCGAGTCCATAATCCTTCTTTTTTAGACAGAGGGTTAACTTTTATTGTGTAAAATCCTAAGGCATTTCCCAAAGCAACATCCGTGAAAAGTTGATCCCCAATCACTACGCCCTCCCCAGGTTTGTAACCATGAAACTTTATTTTTTTTCTGATTTTAAACCTTAATGGCTTCATTGCAGAAGTTAATAAATCTACCCCTAACTCACTTAATTGTATATCTAAATTCTTAAAACTCTTTTTTGAACTATTACTTGCTATTAATATATAGAATCCGAGATCTTTTAATTTTAAAAAGAGGTCAATGACTTCTGGTTGTAAATAATCACTATGCCATTCGTTGAGGGTATTATCAAA harbors:
- a CDS encoding ABC transporter substrate-binding protein is translated as MKKKLFVFIVTSLFINLFAVQINIAVESIEDQIELLNSQIENFEKQNPDIDVEVYLIPSYPGSTYKFYGTFVVTNAKEPTILSLDMEWINEFSPFLVSLNQETEYFDVNNLIPQTVEMVTINGDIKAIPYYVETGVLYYRKDLLEKYGYEVPKTWDELITIAKDISQKEGIEGFVWPGARYEELTTFFLEIFYSHGGKIFEGDNFVLEQAENKDKALESLKLLNNIISEEISPKGVTTYREEECRNIFQNGDAVFMRNLSYAWHLLNSEGSNINGKVGIAPIPKTDLISQQLFVLEGKALAINPNASDEEREAAKKFIKYLTSKESQIQRLIQLNFLPTNLEVFNDPTISEVDPNLLNFRSSLENLVLKPKAPIYTEISFPIQNNVYDVLTGRISVERALNNMIAEIEFLLR
- a CDS encoding 2,3-bisphosphoglycerate-independent phosphoglycerate mutase encodes the protein MNSLDRQQVIKDLVVKTDSKIVLLVMDGLGDLPKDGKTPLQAAYKPNMDALAKESDLGQSVPVLQGVTPGSGPGHLSLFGYDSLKYDIGRGILEALGLGIKVNKKDVVARANLTTIKDGIIVDRRAGRPASEESKKIVEILSENIKKIEDVDITFYPGKEHRFVVKFTGEGLFDEVTDADPQREGLPMEWAKATNPDSEKMANIANKLIKEIGEVLKDQPKMNFALLRGFSKHPLLPSFEENYKLKAAAIATYPMYKGLAKLVGMEVLEAGQTTEDEVETLKKVWNEYDFFYFHVKKTDSYGEDGNFEEKVKVIENTDKAVKEILNLNPDVLIITGDHSTPALLKAHSWHPVPVLIYSKYVRKGLSVSFDEYECAKGTLGTISALDIMPLALANALKLEKYGA
- a CDS encoding biotin transporter BioY — protein: MKLLKKFNERRTGITIRAKELSLIAIFVSLMCIGSQIIIPLGPIPFTLQLLFVFLTGYFFSPRKAFAIQIIYLLLGVIGLPVFAGFSGGIVHILGPSGGFLVSFPLAAICISFLKFKKGFSDYSSGLLGLCVIYSIGWIWLGIYTESLLLSFKVGVLPFILFDLIKMVISIYLKKLIESRLKLISSF